Proteins encoded within one genomic window of Bemisia tabaci chromosome 2, PGI_BMITA_v3:
- the LOC109032437 gene encoding terminal nucleotidyltransferase 5C, which yields MGGEKTKSDSESEQRLAVLSYEQVRRLKDVMDDTVMIHGRGNFPTLEVKLRDLVTVVREKLEAPTADGGPAMRVRDIRLNGGCASHVLATESQPYNDLDLIFGVELSSTKNFDRVKAAVLNSLLDLLPEGVSRKRISSCSLKEAYVSKMVKVNQDGDRWSLISLGNSRGHKNVELKFVDSMKRQFEFSVDSFQIVLDSLLLFYECSDLPITETMYPTVVGESMYGDFQEALYHLQKKLIATRHPEEIRGGGLLKYCNLLVKNYHPAKPDHIKTLERYMCSRFFIDFPDILQQRAKLENYLWNHFVGPEEESLKYQYLLLLHNVVEESTVCLMGHERRQTLNLIAQLGNQVLYAKQTRLLPTTAFIYANGYNYYYAPLVPCTCTSYMTCSS from the coding sequence ATGGGTGGCGAGAAGACGAAAAGCGACTCGGAGTCGGAGCAGCGGCTGGCGGTGCTCAGCTACGAGCAAGTGCGGCGGCTCAAAGACGTCATGGACGACACGGTGATGATCCACGGGCGCGGGAACTTCCCGACGCTGGAAGTGAAGCTCCGCGACCTGGTCACCGTCGTGCGGGAGAAGCTGGAGGCCCCGACGGCCGACGGCGGGCCGGCCATGCGCGTGCGCGACATCCGACTCAACGGCGGCTGCGCCTCGCACGTCCTCGCCACGGAGTCGCAGCCCTACAACGACCTCGACCTCATCTTCGGCGTGGAGCTGTCCTCGACGAAGAACTTCGACCGGGTCAAAGCGGCCGTCCTCAACTCCCTCCTCGATCTCCTGCCGGAAGGCGTCAGTCGGAAAAGGATCTCCAGCTGCAGCCTCAAGGAAGCCTACGTCTCCAAGATGGTGAAAGTGAACCAGGACGGGGACCGGTGGTCCCTCATCTCCCTCGGCAACTCCCGCGGGCACAAGAACGTGGAGCTCAAGTTCGTCGACTCGATGAAGCGTCAGTTCGAGTTCTCCGTCGACTCCTTCCAGATCGTGCTCGACTCCCTCCTGCTCTTCTACGAGTGCTCCGACTTGCCCATCACGGAGACCATGTACCCGACCGTCGTCGGCGAGTCCATGTACGGCGACTTCCAGGAGGCCCTCTACCATCTCCAGAAGAAGCTCATCGCGACCAGGCACCCGGAGGAGATCCGTGGCGGCGGCCTCCTCAAGTACTGCAACCTCCTCGTCAAAAACTACCATCCGGCCAAGCCGGACCACATCAAAACCCTCGAACGGTACATGTGTTCCCGGTTCTTCATAGACTTTCCCGACATCCTCCAGCAGCGCGCCAAGCTGGAGAACTACCTGTGGAACCACTTCGTGGGCCCGGAGGAGGAGAGCCTCAAGTATCAGTATCTCTTGCTCTTGCACAACGTCGTTGAGGAGAGCACCGTCTGCCTCATGGGCCACGAGCGTAGGCAGACGCTCAACCTCATTGCGCAGCTGGGCAATCAGGTCTTGTACGCCAAGCAGACCCGCTTGCTGCCCACCACTGCTTTTATCTACGCCAATGGTTACAATTACTATTACGCGCCTCTCGTCCCGTGTACCTGCACCTCTTACATGACCTGCTCCTCCTAA